In Phaseolus vulgaris cultivar G19833 chromosome 10, P. vulgaris v2.0, whole genome shotgun sequence, a single genomic region encodes these proteins:
- the LOC137818040 gene encoding uncharacterized protein, with protein sequence MVATRNNNDAMAEQMTMIQTLQAQMEELRQKGMEDHRQHEEDRRRQEEEIALLREQNARLQQQVDNPEREGQSHMADRTASLIPTPTNTNPAFRAETVERKSSKRGHPLPDEIITTPLPDKWRGLAIKLYDGSTDPDEHLNVYKTQMTLYTTDNNVWCKVFPTSLQGEPLTWFTKLPPNSIDDFDILAVKFSTQYATSRPHHMSSMSLLAVQQEKGESLRTFLDRFNKACMHIRGLKQEVALHHLVSAIRPSRFTESLIKKPPQDMEDLRTRATKFMQIEEHIDYHQRFKTVGSGVLKDQTPNKEREVETERTAQITPRSDRSRGGRIPRFNSYTPLTGPRGRALDEALQTDLIPILKQYQTPPNADTAKHCQYHRNFGHTTEGCQALKDKIEELIQAGHLRQFVKRTRNSRSPPRSTDRTSRGVDRSYRNDYKRRTDHNQASRKRSESPVRRTRARSISPDRNTRPRQRVREVINMIAGPVNLGEPNHEANYIAGGFAGGGCSNSARKKHLRDIQSAHVTTRRRPHIPPITFTDDDFTAIDPAQDDPMVITVEIDKFAIAKTLVDQGSSVDILYWEIFKKMRIPESEIQPYNKQIVGFSGERVDTKGYIDLYTTFGEEDGLHKTINVRYLLVNAQTSYNILLGRPSINRLKAIVSTPHLAMKFPSATNDIATIHVDQKTARECYVASLKSEPTR encoded by the coding sequence ATGGTTGCGACAAGAAACAACAACGACGCTATGGCAGAACAGATGACTATGATTCAAACCCTCCAAGCTCAGATGGAGGAACTGCGACAAAAGGGGATGGAAGACCATCGCCAACATGAAGAAGATAGACGCcgccaagaagaagaaatcgccttattaagagagcagaatgcacgGCTCCAGCAACAGGTCGATAATCCCGAACGAGAAGGCCAATCCCATATGGCCGACCGAACCGCCTCTCTCATACCTACACCGACTAATACCAATCCTGCTTTCAGAGCTGAAACAGTCGAACGAAAGTCCAGTAAAAGGGGTCATCCTTTACCAGACGAAATTATCACTACACCACTTCCTGACAAATGGAGAGGTCTCGCTATTAAACTCTATGACGgctcgaccgacccggacgagcatttaaatgtgtacaagacgcaaatgactttgtataccACAGATAATAATGTGTGGTGTAAAGTATTCCCCACGTCCCTTCAAGGAGAACCCCTTACTTGGTTTACAAAGCTGCCTCCGAACTCCATTGACGACTTTGACATCTTAGCTGTAAAATTCTCCACTCAATATGCCACCAGCCGACCGCATCACatgtcctccatgtctctcctagcggtacaacaagaaaaaggtgaatctcTCAGAACTTTTCTAGATAGGTTCAACAAAGCATGCATGCACATCCGAGGACTCAAGCAGGAAGTTGCATTGCACCATTTGGTCTCGGCCATCCGACCGAGCCGTTTTACTGAAAGTCTCATCAAGAAACCGCCTCAAGACATGGAAGACCTTCGAACTcgagcaaccaaattcatgcaaatcgaAGAACACATCGATTACCACCAACGGTTCAAAACCGTCGGATCTGGAGTCCTCAAAGATCAAACCCCGAACAAAGAAAGAGAAGTCGAGACCGAACGCACCGCCCAAATCACTCCAAGATCCGACCGGAGCAGAGGAGGCCGAATCCCCAGGTTTAACAGTTATACCCCCTTAACTGGGCCGAGGGGACGAGCCCTAGATGAAGCACTACAAACAGACTTAATTCCGATATTGAAGCAATATCAAACGCCACCGAATGCAGACACCGCTAAGCATTGTCAATACCATCGAAACTTCGGCCATACGACCGAAGGATGTCAGGCGTTGAAGGACAAAATTGAAGAGCTCATTCAGGCTGGTCATTTGAGGCAGTTCGTTAAGAGGACAAGAAATTCAAGATCCCCACCACGGAGTACCGACCGTACATCTCGTGGTGTCGACCGGTCGTACCGTAACGATTATAAACGTCGAACCGACCATAACCAGGCTTCGCGGAAACGCAGTGAAAGCCCCGTTCGACGTACACGCGCCCGCAGCATAAGTCCCGACCGAAACACCCGCCCTCGCCAACGAGTCCGcgaagtcatcaacatgattgCTGGACCCGTTAATTTGGGCGAACCGAACCACGAAGCTAATTATATAGCTGGAGGCTTTGCCGGTGGCGGGTGCTCAAATTCCGCCCGAAAGAAACATCTCCGAGACATCCAGTCCGCTCATGTTACCACAAGGAGGCGTCCACACATACCTCCGATCACCTTCACTGACGATGACTTTACAGCTATAGATCCAGCCCAGGACGACCCCATGGTAATCACTGTCGAAATTGACAAGTTCGCAATTGCCAAGACCTTGGTCGACCAAGGTAGCTCAGTCGACATATTATACTGGGAAATCTTCAAGAAAATGCGCATTCCAGAATCAGAAATTCAACCCTATAACAAACAAATTGTAGGGTTCTCAGGTGAACGGGTCGACACTAAGGGGTATATAGACTTGTATACAACCTTCGGTGAGGAAGACGGTCTCCACAAAACAATAAACGTACGATATCTGCTGGTTAACGCCCAGACTTCTTACAACATCCTGCTCGGCCGGCCGTCTATCAACAGATTAAAAGCCATTGTCTCCACCCCacacttagccatgaaattcccttcGGCCACTAACGACATTGCAACCATCCATGTCGATCAAAAAACTGCTAGAGAATGCTATGTCGCAAGTTTGAAAAGTGAGCCAACTCGATGA